The following is a genomic window from Adhaeribacter radiodurans.
GTTCACCAATTGGTTGTTGGGTAACCGTTCGGTAAACGGACCATAAAGTGCATCCAGCTGACGCAGTTGGTAAAAGGTTTCGCCATTAATCCAGATCACGTCGATCTCACTCGTTTTTTTTCCGGTTTCTTTTTCGGCTAAGGCAAAACCCACAATGTCTTTTCCTTGGCCAGAAGAAATGTCGAGCGTGATGTTGTACAGAGCCCGTAATTTTGGCTTAACATAATCCTCCATGTACTTATTAATGAGCGGATCCCCTTGCCACATCATCATTTGTACGGTAGTACCCTTAGCAGCTTGCTCTAGGTTGGGCCAACTTTCCTCCGCAATATTCAATTGTTTTTGCTGCCTGTTTTCGCTGTTGCAACTGCTCAAAAATAAGGAAAGAAATAAGGCAGTAGTAGTAAAGTATTTAAATTTCATGCGCTTCAAGTAAGGTATTCGTTACCTTTCCCTCCAAAAGAGAAAAATAACCGAATATTAAAAAATGTACCGGAGACCAAATTGTACCTGGCGGGGAGGAGCCGCATTCCGGCGCACCAGCAAACCACTGCTCGCAGGTCCTACCTGAATCTGGTTGCTTTGCGTGGCATTATTGCTGTAGCCGCTCAGGTTTTCGGCGTTGAACAAATTAAACACATCCGCCCGAATTTCCAGTCCGTTTTTGCCAGTGGTACCAAAAGGCACAAAATATTGCACGCTGGCATCGAAAGTGTTGGACCATGGCAACCGATCAGAATTGCGTTCTTCGCCTGGGTAACGATCGGAGTTACCAACGTAGGCATCCCCAAAGGCGGAGCCATCCCCGTTTAAATCATTTGTAAATGTTGGGTTGCCGGCAGCATTCATAAGAGAATTGCCCCGGCTATCTACCACTCTGTACTGGGTAGCATCCGGAATACGATTAATAGGCTGGCCACTTTGCAGTAAGGCCGCCAAGGTTAGTGTTAAGTTGGAAATTGGATAGTAATTATAAATAGCATTAATCACATGGCGCCGGTCGTTAATGCTCGGTCCCCATTCCGCCTGAAAGTTGTTGGCATCCATGGCCCGGAAATTAATATCCTCGGTATTGTTTTCCAGGAATGACAAAGTGTAGATTAAACGGTAGGAGAACTTATCATCTGCTTTATCTTTCTGCAAGTTAAAACTGGCGGCGTAGTAGTTGCTTTTACCTTCTGATTCCGTCATTACCAAACTGCGCGCCACACCTTCTACCCGGTTGCCATTAATTAATGCATAGTTACCGTAGATCGGAAGAGCCCGGGTAGAATCGGCCCAGGCACTGCTGCGGGCAATACCGTTTTGCTGGCTGCGGTTGTAGTCCCAGGCTGCCGGGGCGTTCAAATTAACAGTCCGGAACAGGCTACGTCCCTGATTATATACCAGATCCACGTAAAAGAGCTTATTAGGTGCTACCTGCAATTGGTAACCTAAGGAAAATTGCCGTGTAAAGGGGTTATCATAACCATTCGGATTTAAGATTCGCCGTTCGTTGCTGAACAGATTACGTTGATCGGAAAAATTTTCAGCCGGTGGACCTTGCAGGTAAGCAAAAGGTAAACCGGCATTATTGCTTTGCCCTACCGTAAGATTACCGTTAAAGGTAACCCGGTCTACGTCCGTATCGGCGGGTAACAGTCCTTGCGCTACATAGTAGGCAATCTGTTGTTTAAAATCAGGTGAATTGTTGTTTTGTTGCAAGGCATCACTGTAGATAGTGTACAGGATTTTATCGTAGAATAAGCCAAAACCACCCCGAATGGTGCTGTTGGGCGTAAGTTGGTAATTAAAACTCAAGCGGGGAGCCAGGTTATTAAAGTCCCCTTTGGCGTTACCGCCCCGGGAAAGATTATCATAGTCGTAGCGAAGGCCCAGGTTCAGATTCAGCCGCTCGGTTGCCTGCACCTGGTCTTCCAGGTAAGCACTAAAGATATTCTGCCGTTTACCGAAAGAAGCGGGGCGTAATTCAACGGAGTAGTTGGTTACCAAAGCATCCGCGGGTATATCCGTCACGCTTAATGCAGAGCCCCGGTTCGCCGTCCGCAAATTATCTAATTGGGGTTGGGTGAGTTGCACCCGGTAGCTGCCGTTTGGATTACCCCCGCCATAAAGCGCTTGATCCGTGCTCAATATTTCGGCTCCGGCTTTAAAACTATGGCTGCCCACAGACCAGGATGCTTTCTGCTGAGCTTGTAATGTATGCTGGATACTCTCAAAAGCATAACCCGGATGCCCCAGCACGGCCACTGTTTCGCCGGTTGGTCCGGTTATGGTTACATCTGGACTGGTAGGATTATCTGGTGCGGCATAATCCCAACGAAAACGGGCGTACTGCACATTCGTAGTTAAAGTAAGATTGCCGGAGGTATACACATTCGTGCTGGCTAAATTCAGCGTATTACGCACCTGGTCGCTCGCCGAAGATGGAAAATTCAACCCACCTGTTAAACCACCGGCCTGGCGACCAATGCCCACAATACCCGTATTTACGCGGAACGTGGAGTGAAAACGGTCGTTCCAGTAATGATCTAATTTACCGGAAACATAATTGAAGTAATTTTTACCCCGGATGGTTTCATTCACACCTAAAGCCGGGCTGCTCAAAATATTATCTTTTAAATCGGTGGTGTGCTCATAATTGAGGTAATAAAAAGTTTTTCCTTTTACAATAGCGCCACCTACACCAAAGCCCCCCTGATACCGCTGAAAACCATCTTTCACTTGATTTCCCGAAAGGTCGCGCTGCGCGTATGGCGAGGAAGCATCCAGAAAGCCAGGCCGGGTTAGGAAAAAGGCCTCGCCTTGTAGTTCGTTGCTGCCCGATTTAGATGTTACGTTGATGATGCCATTGCCCGTATTTCCAAATTCCGCTGAGTAGTTGTTGGTAAGCACCGATACGTTTTGAACGAACCCAATTGGAACACTAAAGCGGGAGCCACCCAAAAATTGCTCGTTATTATCCAGCCCGTCAATCAAATAATTATTAAAAAGGGGATTAGCCCCGTTAATACTCACATTGGGCGCTTCCGGGAAAAAACCCGTGGCTTGCGTAACATTGGGCAACCGAAATAGCATCCGGGAAAGATCCCGGCCTTCTACCGGCAACTCGCGAATTTCGGCAA
Proteins encoded in this region:
- a CDS encoding TonB-dependent receptor, with protein sequence MRKLLLLFGYFIPMAAAWAQGAIEVTVLNPKLEPVPGVSLTITSEAISFSATKSTNSKGSVTFSGLSTAGTYIILFTENETYSAVSSEPVSLRSNFNRTVTLVLPLKQERVLAGVTVYPDNTTRINRYNAEVSSEMRIAEIRELPVEGRDLSRMLFRLPNVTQATGFFPEAPNVSINGANPLFNNYLIDGLDNNEQFLGGSRFSVPIGFVQNVSVLTNNYSAEFGNTGNGIINVTSKSGSNELQGEAFFLTRPGFLDASSPYAQRDLSGNQVKDGFQRYQGGFGVGGAIVKGKTFYYLNYEHTTDLKDNILSSPALGVNETIRGKNYFNYVSGKLDHYWNDRFHSTFRVNTGIVGIGRQAGGLTGGLNFPSSASDQVRNTLNLASTNVYTSGNLTLTTNVQYARFRWDYAAPDNPTSPDVTITGPTGETVAVLGHPGYAFESIQHTLQAQQKASWSVGSHSFKAGAEILSTDQALYGGGNPNGSYRVQLTQPQLDNLRTANRGSALSVTDIPADALVTNYSVELRPASFGKRQNIFSAYLEDQVQATERLNLNLGLRYDYDNLSRGGNAKGDFNNLAPRLSFNYQLTPNSTIRGGFGLFYDKILYTIYSDALQQNNNSPDFKQQIAYYVAQGLLPADTDVDRVTFNGNLTVGQSNNAGLPFAYLQGPPAENFSDQRNLFSNERRILNPNGYDNPFTRQFSLGYQLQVAPNKLFYVDLVYNQGRSLFRTVNLNAPAAWDYNRSQQNGIARSSAWADSTRALPIYGNYALINGNRVEGVARSLVMTESEGKSNYYAASFNLQKDKADDKFSYRLIYTLSFLENNTEDINFRAMDANNFQAEWGPSINDRRHVINAIYNYYPISNLTLTLAALLQSGQPINRIPDATQYRVVDSRGNSLMNAAGNPTFTNDLNGDGSAFGDAYVGNSDRYPGEERNSDRLPWSNTFDASVQYFVPFGTTGKNGLEIRADVFNLFNAENLSGYSNNATQSNQIQVGPASSGLLVRRNAAPPRQVQFGLRYIF